A single region of the Nicotiana sylvestris chromosome 6, ASM39365v2, whole genome shotgun sequence genome encodes:
- the LOC104210757 gene encoding serine/threonine protein phosphatase 2A 55 kDa regulatory subunit B beta isoform-like isoform X3 gives MNGGDVATEAPAPPLEWKFSQVFGERAAGEEVQEVDIISAIEFDKTGDHLATGDRGGRVVLFERTDTKEHAGSRRELERMDYPVTRHPEFRYKTEFQSHEPEFDYLKSLEIEEKINKIRWCHMPNGALFLLSTNDKTIKFWKVEEKKVKKISNLNIDPSRAIANGSMPSSSVSSSQKKYLANGCYTDGSSDCLSNDFSFPPGGLPALHLPVVVSSSESSVAAKCRRVYAHAHDYHINSISNNCDGETFISADDLRINLWNLQISNQSFNIVDVKPANMEDLTEVITSAEFHPTHCNMLAYSSSKGSIRLVDLRQSALCDSHSKLFEEKEAPGSRSFFTEIIASISDIKFAKAGRYILSRDYMTLKLWDINMDSGPVSTFQVHEYLRPKLCDLYENDSIFDKFECCLSGDGLRVATGSYSNLFRVFGCAAGNTEATTLEASKNPMRQVQTPSRPSRSLSSSITRVVRRGAESPAVDANGNSFDFTTKLLHLAWHPSENSIACAAANSLYMYYA, from the exons ATGAACGGTGGTGATGTTGCAACAGAAGCTCCGGCACCGCCGTTAGAGTGGAAATTCTCTCAGGTCTTTGGTGAGCGTGCGGCCGGCGAAGAAGTTCAGGAAG TTGATATCATCTCAGCAATTGAGTTTGACAAAACTGGCGACCATCTTGCCACTGGGGATCGAGGGGGTAGGGTGGTATTATTTGAAAGGACCGATACAAAGGAG CATGCTGGAAGCCGAAGAGAATTAGAGAGAATGGACTATCCAGTCACCCGGCATCCAGAGTTCCGCTACAAGACAGAATTTCAAAGCCACGAGCCTGAG TTTGATTATCTGAAGAGTTTGGAGATTGAGGAGAAGATCAACAAGATCCGGTGGTGCCATATGCCTAATGGCGCTCTCTTTCTTTTGTCTACTAATGACAAAACTATAAAGTTCTGGAAG GTCGAAGAGAAGAAAGTCAAGAAAATATCCAACTTAAATATTGACCCTTCCAGAGCTATTGCAAATGGCAGCATGCCCAGTTCAAGTGTTTCTTCCAGTCAAAAAAAGTATCTTGCAAATGGGTGCTACACAGATGGATCTTCCGACTGTCTAAGCAATGATTTTTCGTTTCCACCTGGGGGTCTTCCTGCATTACATTTACCTGTGGTA GTTTCAAGCAGTGAGAGCAGCGTTGCTGCTAAATGTAGAAGAGTATATGCCCATGCACATGACTATCATATAAATTCTATCTCAAATAACTG TGATGGGGAAACATTTATATCAGCTGATGATCTCCGGATAAACCTTTGGAACTTGCAAATAAGCAATCAAAGTTTCAATATTGTTGATGTCAAGCCAGCAAATATGGAAGATCTAACTG AGGTGATAACTTCAGCTGAATTTCACCCTACTCACTGTAACATGTTGGCTTATAGTAGTTCAAAAGGATCAATCCGTCTGGTAGATTTGCGGCAATCAGCATTGTGCGACTCCCATTCTAAATT GTTTGAAGAAAAGGAAGCTCCTGGCTCAAGATCCTTTTTTACCGAGATAATTGCTTCAATTTCAGATATAAAATTTGCGAAGGCTGGAAGATACATACTTAGTCGTGACTATATGACCCTTAAG CTTTGGGATATAAATATGGATTCTGGTCCAGTTTCAACTTTTCAGGTTCATGAATATTTGAGACCAAAG TTATGTGATTTATACGAGAATGATTCCATCTTTGATAAATTCGAATGTTGCCTTAGCGGTGACGGTTTGCGAGTAGCAACTGGATCTTATAG CAACCTTTTCCGTGTGTTTGGTTGTGCTGCGGGGAACACGGAAGCAACTACATTAGAAGCAAGCAAAAACCCCATGAG ACAAGTCCAGACCCCTTCGAGGCCTTCCAGATCCTTGAGCAGCAGTATAACGCGTGTTGTCAGGAGAG GAGCAGAAAGTCCAGCAGTTGATGCTAATGGAAACTCATTTGATTTCACAACCAAACTGCTCCATCTCGCATGGCATCCATCTGAAAATTCAATTGCATGTGCTGCTGCAAACAGCTTGTATATGTACTATGCATAA
- the LOC104210757 gene encoding serine/threonine protein phosphatase 2A 55 kDa regulatory subunit B beta isoform-like isoform X1 codes for MNGGDVATEAPAPPLEWKFSQVFGERAAGEEVQEVDIISAIEFDKTGDHLATGDRGGRVVLFERTDTKEHAGSRRELERMDYPVTRHPEFRYKTEFQSHEPEFDYLKSLEIEEKINKIRWCHMPNGALFLLSTNDKTIKFWKVEEKKVKKISNLNIDPSRAIANGSMPSSSVSSSQKKYLANGCYTDGSSDCLSNDFSFPPGGLPALHLPVVVSSSESSVAAKCRRVYAHAHDYHINSISNNCDGETFISADDLRINLWNLQISNQSFNIVDVKPANMEDLTEVITSAEFHPTHCNMLAYSSSKGSIRLVDLRQSALCDSHSKLFEEKEAPGSRSFFTEIIASISDIKFAKAGRYILSRDYMTLKLWDINMDSGPVSTFQVHEYLRPKLCDLYENDSIFDKFECCLSGDGLRVATGSYSNLFRVFGCAAGNTEATTLEASKNPMRRQVQTPSRPSRSLSSSITRVVRRGAESPAVDANGNSFDFTTKLLHLAWHPSENSIACAAANSLYMYYA; via the exons ATGAACGGTGGTGATGTTGCAACAGAAGCTCCGGCACCGCCGTTAGAGTGGAAATTCTCTCAGGTCTTTGGTGAGCGTGCGGCCGGCGAAGAAGTTCAGGAAG TTGATATCATCTCAGCAATTGAGTTTGACAAAACTGGCGACCATCTTGCCACTGGGGATCGAGGGGGTAGGGTGGTATTATTTGAAAGGACCGATACAAAGGAG CATGCTGGAAGCCGAAGAGAATTAGAGAGAATGGACTATCCAGTCACCCGGCATCCAGAGTTCCGCTACAAGACAGAATTTCAAAGCCACGAGCCTGAG TTTGATTATCTGAAGAGTTTGGAGATTGAGGAGAAGATCAACAAGATCCGGTGGTGCCATATGCCTAATGGCGCTCTCTTTCTTTTGTCTACTAATGACAAAACTATAAAGTTCTGGAAG GTCGAAGAGAAGAAAGTCAAGAAAATATCCAACTTAAATATTGACCCTTCCAGAGCTATTGCAAATGGCAGCATGCCCAGTTCAAGTGTTTCTTCCAGTCAAAAAAAGTATCTTGCAAATGGGTGCTACACAGATGGATCTTCCGACTGTCTAAGCAATGATTTTTCGTTTCCACCTGGGGGTCTTCCTGCATTACATTTACCTGTGGTA GTTTCAAGCAGTGAGAGCAGCGTTGCTGCTAAATGTAGAAGAGTATATGCCCATGCACATGACTATCATATAAATTCTATCTCAAATAACTG TGATGGGGAAACATTTATATCAGCTGATGATCTCCGGATAAACCTTTGGAACTTGCAAATAAGCAATCAAAGTTTCAATATTGTTGATGTCAAGCCAGCAAATATGGAAGATCTAACTG AGGTGATAACTTCAGCTGAATTTCACCCTACTCACTGTAACATGTTGGCTTATAGTAGTTCAAAAGGATCAATCCGTCTGGTAGATTTGCGGCAATCAGCATTGTGCGACTCCCATTCTAAATT GTTTGAAGAAAAGGAAGCTCCTGGCTCAAGATCCTTTTTTACCGAGATAATTGCTTCAATTTCAGATATAAAATTTGCGAAGGCTGGAAGATACATACTTAGTCGTGACTATATGACCCTTAAG CTTTGGGATATAAATATGGATTCTGGTCCAGTTTCAACTTTTCAGGTTCATGAATATTTGAGACCAAAG TTATGTGATTTATACGAGAATGATTCCATCTTTGATAAATTCGAATGTTGCCTTAGCGGTGACGGTTTGCGAGTAGCAACTGGATCTTATAG CAACCTTTTCCGTGTGTTTGGTTGTGCTGCGGGGAACACGGAAGCAACTACATTAGAAGCAAGCAAAAACCCCATGAG AAGACAAGTCCAGACCCCTTCGAGGCCTTCCAGATCCTTGAGCAGCAGTATAACGCGTGTTGTCAGGAGAG GAGCAGAAAGTCCAGCAGTTGATGCTAATGGAAACTCATTTGATTTCACAACCAAACTGCTCCATCTCGCATGGCATCCATCTGAAAATTCAATTGCATGTGCTGCTGCAAACAGCTTGTATATGTACTATGCATAA
- the LOC104210757 gene encoding serine/threonine protein phosphatase 2A 55 kDa regulatory subunit B beta isoform-like isoform X2: MNGGDVATEAPAPPLEWKFSQVFGERAAGEEVQEVDIISAIEFDKTGDHLATGDRGGRVVLFERTDTKEHAGSRRELERMDYPVTRHPEFRYKTEFQSHEPEFDYLKSLEIEEKINKIRWCHMPNGALFLLSTNDKTIKFWKVEEKKVKKISNLNIDPSRAIANGSMPSSSVSSSQKKYLANGCYTDGSSDCLSNDFSFPPGGLPALHLPVVSSSESSVAAKCRRVYAHAHDYHINSISNNCDGETFISADDLRINLWNLQISNQSFNIVDVKPANMEDLTEVITSAEFHPTHCNMLAYSSSKGSIRLVDLRQSALCDSHSKLFEEKEAPGSRSFFTEIIASISDIKFAKAGRYILSRDYMTLKLWDINMDSGPVSTFQVHEYLRPKLCDLYENDSIFDKFECCLSGDGLRVATGSYSNLFRVFGCAAGNTEATTLEASKNPMRRQVQTPSRPSRSLSSSITRVVRRGAESPAVDANGNSFDFTTKLLHLAWHPSENSIACAAANSLYMYYA; the protein is encoded by the exons ATGAACGGTGGTGATGTTGCAACAGAAGCTCCGGCACCGCCGTTAGAGTGGAAATTCTCTCAGGTCTTTGGTGAGCGTGCGGCCGGCGAAGAAGTTCAGGAAG TTGATATCATCTCAGCAATTGAGTTTGACAAAACTGGCGACCATCTTGCCACTGGGGATCGAGGGGGTAGGGTGGTATTATTTGAAAGGACCGATACAAAGGAG CATGCTGGAAGCCGAAGAGAATTAGAGAGAATGGACTATCCAGTCACCCGGCATCCAGAGTTCCGCTACAAGACAGAATTTCAAAGCCACGAGCCTGAG TTTGATTATCTGAAGAGTTTGGAGATTGAGGAGAAGATCAACAAGATCCGGTGGTGCCATATGCCTAATGGCGCTCTCTTTCTTTTGTCTACTAATGACAAAACTATAAAGTTCTGGAAG GTCGAAGAGAAGAAAGTCAAGAAAATATCCAACTTAAATATTGACCCTTCCAGAGCTATTGCAAATGGCAGCATGCCCAGTTCAAGTGTTTCTTCCAGTCAAAAAAAGTATCTTGCAAATGGGTGCTACACAGATGGATCTTCCGACTGTCTAAGCAATGATTTTTCGTTTCCACCTGGGGGTCTTCCTGCATTACATTTACCTGTG GTTTCAAGCAGTGAGAGCAGCGTTGCTGCTAAATGTAGAAGAGTATATGCCCATGCACATGACTATCATATAAATTCTATCTCAAATAACTG TGATGGGGAAACATTTATATCAGCTGATGATCTCCGGATAAACCTTTGGAACTTGCAAATAAGCAATCAAAGTTTCAATATTGTTGATGTCAAGCCAGCAAATATGGAAGATCTAACTG AGGTGATAACTTCAGCTGAATTTCACCCTACTCACTGTAACATGTTGGCTTATAGTAGTTCAAAAGGATCAATCCGTCTGGTAGATTTGCGGCAATCAGCATTGTGCGACTCCCATTCTAAATT GTTTGAAGAAAAGGAAGCTCCTGGCTCAAGATCCTTTTTTACCGAGATAATTGCTTCAATTTCAGATATAAAATTTGCGAAGGCTGGAAGATACATACTTAGTCGTGACTATATGACCCTTAAG CTTTGGGATATAAATATGGATTCTGGTCCAGTTTCAACTTTTCAGGTTCATGAATATTTGAGACCAAAG TTATGTGATTTATACGAGAATGATTCCATCTTTGATAAATTCGAATGTTGCCTTAGCGGTGACGGTTTGCGAGTAGCAACTGGATCTTATAG CAACCTTTTCCGTGTGTTTGGTTGTGCTGCGGGGAACACGGAAGCAACTACATTAGAAGCAAGCAAAAACCCCATGAG AAGACAAGTCCAGACCCCTTCGAGGCCTTCCAGATCCTTGAGCAGCAGTATAACGCGTGTTGTCAGGAGAG GAGCAGAAAGTCCAGCAGTTGATGCTAATGGAAACTCATTTGATTTCACAACCAAACTGCTCCATCTCGCATGGCATCCATCTGAAAATTCAATTGCATGTGCTGCTGCAAACAGCTTGTATATGTACTATGCATAA